One Burkholderia pyrrocinia DNA segment encodes these proteins:
- a CDS encoding peptidoglycan D,D-transpeptidase FtsI family protein, translated as MSVKKKTHPADPYSAATKNPMLASRLPMWRSKLVVIIVFLAFAALIARAFWVQVANQDFYVGQGQKRYQRTIELDAMRGRIVDRNGAMLAVSLSTYEIWANPKQVADTDYPQIAKLLDMPLVEVKRRLGHDRTFVLLKRQVDADTAGRLDKLAIDGITQIADSKRFYPEGESAAHVVGFTNVEDKGQEGVELAANGRLSGTSGQREVIRDRLGRIVSDTRPLVPAQHGATIELTIDRRIQQLAFSQLKAAVVENNAVAGSVVVLDAQNGEILALANYPTFDPNDRARLTGQQLRNRAVIDTFEPGSTIKPLVVALSIDERKVTPNTIINTSPGTYKIGPAVIHDTSNHGSLTVSQALQKSSNIALAKLALNLPAETIWNKYQEYGIGRAPELTFPGVASGRLRGYKRWRPIEQATMAYGYGLSMSLLQIAQTYTAYAGDGTLHPVSLLKNGTDQQTIDAHRGHRVTSPQTAASIRSMLEMAVGEGGTGRRARVDGYRIGGKTGTARKQVGATYAKGKYRALFAGMAPMSNPRLIVAVMIDEPRGKGYYGGTVAGPVFASVTSGSLQLLGVPPDAPVEPEKPQPAKAVAPQKTVAAPKAAVQPKTAAAPNAPAPVKTAAQSRTAVPAKATAS; from the coding sequence ATGAGCGTAAAAAAGAAGACCCACCCCGCCGATCCGTACTCGGCCGCGACGAAGAATCCGATGCTCGCGTCACGCCTGCCGATGTGGCGCTCGAAACTGGTCGTGATCATCGTGTTCCTCGCGTTCGCTGCGCTGATCGCGCGCGCCTTCTGGGTGCAGGTCGCGAACCAGGATTTCTACGTCGGCCAGGGCCAGAAGCGCTACCAGCGCACGATCGAGCTCGACGCGATGCGCGGGCGCATCGTCGACCGCAACGGCGCGATGCTCGCGGTCAGCCTGTCGACCTATGAAATCTGGGCAAACCCGAAACAGGTCGCCGATACCGACTACCCGCAGATCGCGAAGCTGCTCGACATGCCGCTCGTCGAGGTGAAGCGGCGTCTCGGCCACGACCGTACGTTCGTGCTGCTCAAGCGGCAGGTCGACGCGGACACCGCGGGCCGGCTCGACAAGCTCGCGATCGACGGGATCACGCAGATCGCCGATTCGAAGCGCTTCTATCCGGAAGGCGAATCGGCCGCGCACGTGGTCGGCTTCACGAACGTCGAAGACAAAGGCCAGGAAGGCGTCGAACTCGCGGCGAATGGGCGCCTGTCGGGTACGTCCGGGCAGCGCGAGGTGATCCGCGACCGGCTCGGCCGCATTGTGTCGGACACGCGCCCGCTCGTTCCCGCCCAGCACGGCGCGACGATCGAGCTGACGATCGACCGCCGCATCCAGCAACTCGCGTTCAGCCAGCTCAAGGCGGCGGTGGTCGAGAACAACGCGGTGGCCGGCAGCGTCGTTGTGCTCGATGCGCAGAACGGCGAGATCCTCGCGCTCGCGAACTACCCGACCTTCGACCCGAACGACCGCGCGCGCCTCACGGGCCAGCAGTTGCGCAACCGCGCGGTGATCGACACGTTCGAACCCGGCTCGACGATCAAGCCGCTCGTCGTCGCGCTGTCGATCGACGAGCGCAAGGTCACGCCGAACACGATCATCAATACGTCGCCGGGCACCTACAAGATCGGCCCGGCCGTGATCCACGACACGTCGAACCACGGGTCGCTGACGGTGTCGCAGGCGCTGCAGAAGTCGAGCAACATCGCGCTCGCGAAGCTCGCGCTGAACCTGCCCGCCGAAACGATCTGGAACAAGTACCAGGAATACGGGATCGGCCGCGCGCCGGAACTGACGTTTCCGGGCGTCGCATCGGGACGGCTGCGCGGCTACAAGCGCTGGCGGCCGATCGAGCAGGCGACGATGGCGTACGGCTACGGCCTGTCGATGTCGTTGCTGCAGATCGCGCAGACCTACACGGCCTATGCGGGCGACGGCACGCTGCACCCCGTGTCGCTGCTGAAGAACGGCACCGACCAGCAGACGATCGACGCGCATCGCGGCCACCGCGTGACGTCGCCGCAAACGGCCGCGTCGATCCGCTCGATGCTCGAGATGGCGGTCGGCGAAGGCGGCACGGGGCGCCGCGCGCGCGTCGACGGCTACCGGATCGGCGGCAAGACGGGCACCGCGCGCAAGCAGGTCGGTGCGACCTATGCGAAGGGCAAGTACCGCGCGCTGTTCGCGGGGATGGCGCCGATGAGCAACCCGCGCCTGATCGTCGCGGTGATGATCGACGAGCCGCGCGGCAAGGGCTACTACGGCGGCACGGTGGCCGGCCCGGTGTTCGCGTCGGTCACGAGCGGCTCGCTGCAGTTGCTCGGCGTGCCGCCCGACGCGCCGGTCGAACCGGAGAAGCCGCAGCCGGCCAAGGCGGTTGCACCGCAGAAGACGGTCGCTGCGCCGAAGGCAGCGGTTCAACCGAAAACGGCTGCTGCGCCGAACGCGCCCGCGCCGGTGAAGACGGCCGCGCAGTCCCGCACGGCCGTGCCGGCGAAGGCGACGGCAAGCTGA
- a CDS encoding arabinose ABC transporter substrate-binding protein: MRFHWKMLVLATASITLLGGAPARAADAADVKIGFLVKQPDDPWFQDEWRFADQAAKERHFTLIKIATPSGEKVSTALDSLAAQKAQGVIICAPDVKLGPGIAAKAKRAGIKLMSVDDQLVDGRGAPLQGVPHMGISAYKIGQQVGQAIADETKRRGWNPAEVGIIRLAYDQLPTARERTAGAVDALKAAGFPAANVIDAPEMTADTEGAFNAANIALTKHANFKRWVAFGSNDDTTVGAVRAAEGRGIGADAMVAVGINGSQVALNEFAKPKPTGFYGSILLNPRQHGYQTAINMVDWITKNQAPPPLVLTSGTLITRDNEKQARAALGL, from the coding sequence ATGCGATTCCACTGGAAAATGCTCGTGCTGGCCACCGCGAGCATCACGCTGCTGGGCGGTGCCCCGGCCCGGGCCGCCGATGCCGCCGACGTGAAAATCGGCTTCCTCGTCAAACAGCCGGACGACCCGTGGTTCCAGGACGAATGGCGCTTCGCCGACCAGGCGGCGAAGGAAAGACACTTCACGCTGATCAAGATCGCGACGCCGAGCGGCGAAAAGGTGTCGACCGCGCTCGACAGCCTCGCCGCGCAAAAGGCGCAGGGCGTGATCATCTGCGCGCCCGACGTGAAGCTCGGCCCCGGCATCGCGGCAAAAGCGAAGCGTGCGGGGATCAAGCTGATGTCGGTCGACGACCAGCTCGTCGACGGCCGCGGCGCGCCGCTCCAGGGCGTGCCGCACATGGGCATTTCCGCGTACAAGATCGGCCAGCAGGTCGGCCAGGCCATCGCGGACGAGACGAAGCGGCGCGGCTGGAATCCGGCCGAGGTCGGCATCATCCGGCTCGCGTACGACCAGTTGCCGACCGCGCGCGAGCGCACCGCCGGCGCGGTCGACGCGCTCAAGGCCGCCGGCTTCCCGGCCGCGAACGTGATCGACGCGCCCGAGATGACGGCCGACACCGAAGGCGCGTTCAACGCGGCGAATATCGCGCTCACCAAGCATGCGAACTTCAAGCGCTGGGTCGCGTTCGGCTCGAACGACGACACGACGGTCGGGGCGGTGCGCGCCGCCGAGGGGCGCGGCATCGGCGCGGACGCGATGGTCGCGGTCGGCATCAACGGCAGCCAGGTCGCGCTCAACGAATTCGCGAAGCCGAAGCCGACAGGCTTCTACGGGTCGATCCTGCTGAATCCGCGCCAGCACGGCTACCAGACGGCCATCAACATGGTTGACTGGATCACGAAGAACCAGGCGCCGCCGCCGCTCGTGCTGACGTCCGGCACGCTGATCACCCGCGACAACGAGAAGCAGGCACGCGCCGCGCTCGGTTTGTGA
- a CDS encoding SDR family oxidoreductase has translation MTRTTLVTGAAGGIGQALCRTFLAAGDRVLALDRDRPALDRFIDTLADARATPVVDDLTDTERLRSMLESHPQVDVLVANAGTAASTTLRDTTPASWRTDLDANLTATYVSVEAVLPGMRARGRGAIAIVGSVNGVHALGHPVYSAAKAGLISYTKSLAIEYGRDGVRANIVLPGTVKTPAWEARVQRNPQVFEQLRKWYPLDDFATPDDVAQAALFLCSRAARIITGVALPVDGGLLAGNRVMAQELTLETFY, from the coding sequence ATGACACGTACCACCCTCGTGACGGGCGCTGCCGGCGGCATCGGCCAGGCGCTGTGCCGCACCTTCCTCGCGGCCGGCGACCGCGTCCTCGCGCTCGATCGCGACCGCCCGGCGCTCGACCGCTTCATCGATACGCTCGCCGACGCACGCGCGACGCCGGTCGTCGACGACCTGACCGACACGGAGCGGCTGCGCTCGATGCTCGAATCGCATCCGCAGGTCGACGTGCTCGTCGCGAATGCGGGCACGGCCGCGTCGACCACGCTGCGCGACACGACGCCCGCGAGCTGGCGCACCGATCTCGATGCGAACCTGACGGCCACCTACGTGAGCGTCGAAGCCGTGCTGCCCGGGATGCGCGCGCGCGGACGCGGTGCGATCGCGATCGTCGGTTCCGTGAACGGCGTGCACGCGCTCGGGCATCCGGTGTACAGCGCGGCGAAGGCCGGGCTGATCAGCTACACGAAATCGCTCGCGATCGAATACGGCCGCGACGGCGTGCGCGCGAATATCGTGCTGCCGGGCACGGTGAAGACACCCGCGTGGGAAGCGCGCGTCCAGCGCAACCCGCAGGTGTTCGAGCAATTGAGGAAGTGGTATCCGCTCGACGACTTCGCAACGCCCGACGATGTCGCGCAGGCCGCGCTGTTCCTGTGCTCGCGGGCCGCGCGGATCATCACCGGCGTCGCATTGCCGGTCGACGGCGGCCTGCTGGCCGGCAACCGCGTGATGGCGCAGGAACTGACGCTCGAAACGTTCTACTGA
- a CDS encoding cation:proton antiporter domain-containing protein, whose amino-acid sequence MPHDVSLIALLAAGFGLAMIFGYFASLLKMPPLVGYLLAGIVIGPGTPGFVGDLSLAQQLAEVGVMLLMFGVGLHFSLGDLLAVRKIALPGAVVQITVATLLGGGLALMWGWSLGAALVFGLALSVASTVVLLRALEGRGLVETVNGRIAVGWLVVEDLVMVLVLVLLPPVAGLLGGTPPGDAHAAGGSIWGTLGVTMLKVAAFIALMLVVGKRVFPRILWLVARTGSRELFTLCMIAAAVGIAFGAAKLFDVSFALGAFFAGMMMRESEFSRRAADETLPLRDAFSVLFFISVGMLFDPKVLLDEPLHVIEVAAIVLVGKTLAAVALVIAFRYPLNTALTVGAGLAQIGEFSFILAGLGRALGLLSAEGQSLILAVALISIAMNTLLFAMIDPALAWIRKHSAFARKLEARDDPLAALPMSTPQTHLTGQVVIVGYGKVGTRIAHALDEREIAYVVVEQNRELVEKLRADGVAAVSGDAIEPIVLVQAHIARAGMLVVTLPDVFDVRQIVEISRTLNPTLEVVLCTNSGDEAALLSSEGIGTVFMGETELARGMTEHVLGRMAKPVAVAH is encoded by the coding sequence ATGCCTCATGACGTCAGCCTGATTGCGTTGCTCGCGGCCGGTTTCGGTCTCGCGATGATTTTCGGTTACTTCGCGTCGCTGCTGAAAATGCCGCCGCTCGTCGGCTATCTGCTCGCCGGGATCGTGATCGGCCCCGGCACGCCCGGTTTCGTCGGCGACCTGTCGCTCGCGCAGCAACTCGCCGAAGTGGGCGTGATGCTGCTGATGTTCGGCGTCGGCCTGCATTTCTCGCTCGGCGACCTGCTCGCGGTGCGCAAGATCGCGCTGCCGGGCGCCGTCGTACAGATTACGGTCGCGACGCTGCTCGGCGGCGGGCTCGCGCTCATGTGGGGCTGGAGCCTCGGGGCGGCGCTCGTGTTCGGGCTCGCGCTGTCGGTCGCGAGTACCGTCGTGCTGTTGCGCGCACTCGAAGGGCGCGGGCTCGTCGAGACGGTCAACGGGCGCATCGCGGTCGGCTGGCTCGTCGTCGAGGATCTCGTGATGGTGCTGGTGCTCGTGCTGCTGCCGCCCGTCGCGGGGCTGCTCGGCGGCACGCCGCCCGGCGACGCGCATGCGGCCGGCGGCAGCATCTGGGGCACGCTCGGCGTCACGATGCTGAAGGTCGCGGCATTCATCGCGCTGATGCTCGTGGTCGGCAAGCGCGTGTTTCCGCGCATTTTATGGCTCGTCGCGCGCACCGGCTCGCGCGAGCTGTTCACGCTGTGCATGATCGCGGCCGCGGTCGGCATCGCGTTCGGCGCGGCGAAGCTGTTCGACGTGTCGTTCGCGCTCGGCGCGTTCTTCGCCGGGATGATGATGCGCGAGTCGGAATTCAGCCGGCGCGCGGCCGACGAGACGCTGCCGCTGCGCGACGCGTTCTCGGTGCTGTTCTTCATTTCGGTCGGGATGCTGTTCGACCCGAAGGTGCTGCTCGACGAGCCGCTGCACGTGATCGAGGTCGCGGCGATCGTGCTGGTCGGCAAGACGCTCGCGGCGGTCGCGCTCGTGATCGCGTTCCGCTATCCGCTCAATACCGCGCTGACGGTCGGCGCGGGGCTCGCGCAGATCGGCGAATTCTCGTTCATCCTCGCGGGGCTCGGCCGGGCGCTCGGGCTGCTGTCGGCCGAGGGGCAGAGCCTGATCCTCGCAGTCGCGCTGATCTCGATCGCGATGAACACGCTGCTGTTCGCGATGATCGATCCGGCGCTCGCATGGATCCGCAAGCATTCGGCGTTCGCGCGCAAGCTCGAGGCGCGTGACGATCCGCTCGCCGCGCTGCCGATGTCGACGCCGCAGACGCACCTGACCGGGCAGGTCGTGATCGTCGGCTACGGCAAGGTCGGCACGCGGATCGCGCATGCACTGGACGAGCGCGAGATCGCGTATGTCGTCGTCGAGCAGAATCGCGAGCTCGTCGAGAAGCTGCGCGCGGACGGCGTCGCGGCCGTGTCGGGCGACGCGATCGAGCCGATCGTGCTCGTGCAGGCGCATATCGCGCGCGCCGGGATGCTGGTCGTCACGCTGCCCGACGTGTTCGACGTGCGGCAGATCGTCGAGATCTCGCGCACGCTCAACCCGACGCTCGAGGTCGTGCTATGCACGAACAGCGGCGACGAGGCCGCGCTGCTGTCGAGCGAGGGCATCGGCACCGTGTTCATGGGCGAGACCGAACTCGCGCGCGGGATGACCGAGCACGTGCTCGGCCGGATGGCGAAGCCGGTCGCGGTGGCGCATTGA
- a CDS encoding c-type cytochrome: MKRTMNHNAARRLSPVRRALAAGAAWAAFGLAGTAAFAQPAAAPAAASGAAAAPVARSADANLVKRGAYLARAGDCIACHTASGGKPFAGGLKFDTPIGGIYSTNITPDPKTGLGGWTVEDFTRAVREGVRKNGDTMYPAMPFPSYARLTDDDMKALYAYFMHGVAPVEHENRAVDIVWPLSMRWPLGIWRKMFAPSPKPFDATPYTDPVVARGAYLVQGLGHCGACHTPRAPTMQERGLTDADGPDFLAGGAAIDGWVPTSLRGEPRTGLGTWTETEIVQFLKTGRTLRTAAFGGMTDVVGHSMQHMTDDDLNAIARYLKTLPPRVQGEQPHVYDAAAAKALHTGDASKPGAAVYRDNCMACHRSDGHGYTRVFPALAGNPVVQGDDPASLIHVVLEGSALEGTRTAPSTFTMPPFGWRLSDQEVADVSNFVRTSWGNTGAPVTAAQVAKVRKSVPSTRPEPPPGARFPQASR; encoded by the coding sequence ATGAAGAGGACGATGAACCACAACGCCGCGCGCCGCCTTTCCCCGGTGCGGCGCGCGCTGGCGGCCGGTGCGGCCTGGGCCGCGTTCGGCCTCGCGGGCACCGCGGCGTTCGCGCAACCGGCGGCAGCGCCCGCGGCGGCGTCCGGCGCGGCGGCCGCACCCGTGGCCCGATCCGCCGATGCGAACCTCGTCAAGCGCGGCGCATACCTGGCCCGCGCGGGCGATTGCATCGCGTGCCACACCGCGAGCGGCGGCAAGCCGTTCGCGGGCGGGCTGAAGTTCGACACGCCGATCGGCGGCATCTATTCGACGAACATCACGCCGGACCCGAAAACGGGGCTGGGCGGCTGGACGGTCGAGGACTTTACCCGCGCGGTGCGCGAGGGCGTGCGCAAGAACGGCGACACGATGTATCCGGCCATGCCGTTCCCGTCGTATGCGCGGCTGACCGACGACGACATGAAGGCGCTGTATGCGTACTTCATGCACGGCGTCGCACCCGTCGAGCACGAGAACCGCGCGGTCGACATCGTGTGGCCGCTGTCGATGCGCTGGCCGCTCGGGATCTGGCGCAAGATGTTCGCGCCGTCGCCGAAGCCGTTCGACGCGACGCCGTACACCGACCCGGTGGTCGCGCGCGGCGCGTATCTCGTGCAGGGGCTCGGCCACTGCGGCGCGTGTCACACGCCGCGCGCGCCGACGATGCAGGAGCGCGGGCTGACCGACGCGGACGGCCCGGACTTCCTGGCCGGCGGCGCGGCGATCGACGGCTGGGTGCCGACGAGCCTGCGCGGCGAGCCGCGCACCGGGCTCGGCACGTGGACGGAAACCGAGATCGTGCAGTTCCTGAAGACCGGCCGCACGCTGCGCACGGCCGCGTTCGGCGGGATGACGGACGTGGTCGGCCACAGCATGCAGCACATGACTGACGACGACCTGAACGCGATCGCGCGCTACCTGAAGACGCTGCCGCCGCGCGTGCAGGGCGAGCAGCCGCACGTGTACGACGCGGCCGCCGCGAAGGCGCTGCACACCGGCGACGCGAGCAAGCCGGGCGCGGCCGTCTATCGCGACAACTGCATGGCCTGCCACCGCAGCGACGGCCATGGCTACACGCGCGTGTTCCCGGCGCTCGCCGGCAATCCGGTCGTGCAGGGCGACGATCCGGCGTCGCTGATCCACGTCGTGCTGGAAGGCAGCGCGCTGGAGGGTACGCGCACCGCGCCGTCGACCTTCACGATGCCGCCGTTCGGCTGGCGCCTGTCGGACCAGGAAGTCGCGGACGTGTCGAACTTCGTGCGCACGAGCTGGGGCAACACGGGCGCGCCGGTGACGGCCGCGCAGGTCGCGAAGGTACGCAAGAGCGTGCCGTCGACCCGGCCCGAACCGCCGCCGGGCGCGCGGTTCCCGCAGGCGTCGCGCTGA
- a CDS encoding GMC family oxidoreductase, giving the protein MAAEKKPHVDAVIVGFGWTGAILAKELTEAGLKVVALERGEYRDTYPDGAYPNTIDELTYNIRKKLFLDLSKTTVSIRHGVQDTALPYRQLAAFLPGEGVGGAGLHWSGVHFRITPEELRLRSHYEERYGKKFIPAGMTIQDTGVSYDELEPHFDFAEKVFGTSGQAYKVGGKVVGDGNVFEANRSDNFPLPAQLNTYSAQRFSDAAQSLGLHPYRLPSANTSGPYTNPYGVQMGPCNFCGYCSGYACYMYSKASPNLNILPALKQAPNFELRSKCHVLRVDLDDTKKRATGVTYVDPAGREVHQPADLVIVAAFQYHNVHLLLLSGIGKPYDPISGEGVVGRNFAYQNLSTIKAFFDKDTYTNPFIGAGGNGVAVDDFNADNFDHGPLGFVGGSPLWVNQAGVKPVSGIATPPGTPQWGSAWKKSVKDYYAHTISMDAHGTNMSYRDVYLDLDPTYRDSYGQPLLRMTFDWKDNDIRMAQYVTGQMKKIAEAMGPKAIGVSTREFGKHFDSRQYQTTHLVGGAIMGTDPKTSVLNRYLQCWDVHNVFVMGASALPQGIGYNPTGIIAALAYWSARAIREQYLKNPAPLVTV; this is encoded by the coding sequence ATGGCCGCAGAGAAAAAGCCGCATGTCGACGCGGTCATCGTCGGCTTCGGCTGGACCGGCGCGATTCTCGCGAAGGAGCTGACCGAAGCGGGCCTGAAGGTCGTTGCCCTCGAGCGCGGCGAGTATCGCGACACCTATCCGGACGGCGCGTATCCGAACACGATCGACGAGCTGACCTACAACATCCGCAAGAAGCTGTTCCTCGACCTGTCGAAGACGACCGTGTCGATCCGCCACGGCGTGCAGGACACCGCGCTGCCGTACCGGCAGCTCGCGGCGTTCCTGCCGGGCGAGGGCGTCGGCGGTGCGGGGCTGCACTGGTCGGGCGTGCACTTCCGGATCACGCCGGAAGAGCTGCGCCTGCGCAGCCACTATGAAGAGCGCTACGGCAAGAAGTTCATCCCCGCAGGGATGACGATCCAGGACACGGGCGTCAGCTACGACGAGCTCGAGCCGCATTTCGATTTCGCCGAGAAGGTGTTCGGGACGTCGGGGCAGGCGTACAAGGTCGGCGGCAAGGTGGTCGGCGACGGCAACGTGTTCGAAGCGAACCGCAGCGACAATTTCCCGCTGCCCGCGCAGCTCAATACCTACTCGGCGCAGCGCTTCTCCGATGCGGCGCAATCGCTCGGCCTGCATCCGTACCGGCTGCCGTCGGCGAACACGTCGGGCCCGTACACGAACCCGTACGGCGTGCAGATGGGCCCGTGCAACTTCTGCGGCTACTGCAGCGGCTACGCGTGCTACATGTACTCGAAGGCGTCGCCGAACCTGAACATCCTGCCCGCGCTGAAGCAGGCGCCGAACTTCGAGCTGCGCTCGAAGTGCCACGTGCTGCGCGTCGACCTCGACGATACGAAGAAGCGCGCGACGGGCGTCACCTACGTCGACCCGGCCGGGCGCGAAGTGCACCAGCCGGCCGATCTCGTGATCGTGGCCGCGTTCCAGTACCACAACGTGCACCTGCTGCTGCTGTCCGGCATCGGCAAGCCGTACGACCCGATCTCGGGCGAAGGCGTCGTGGGCCGCAATTTCGCGTACCAGAACCTGTCGACGATCAAGGCGTTCTTCGACAAGGACACCTACACGAACCCGTTCATCGGCGCGGGCGGCAACGGCGTCGCGGTGGACGACTTCAACGCGGACAACTTCGACCACGGCCCGCTCGGCTTCGTCGGCGGCTCGCCGCTGTGGGTGAACCAGGCCGGCGTGAAGCCGGTCAGCGGCATCGCGACGCCGCCCGGCACGCCGCAGTGGGGCTCGGCGTGGAAGAAGTCCGTCAAGGATTACTACGCGCACACGATCTCGATGGACGCGCACGGCACGAACATGTCGTACCGCGACGTCTATCTCGACCTCGATCCGACCTATCGCGATTCGTACGGCCAGCCGCTGCTGCGGATGACCTTCGACTGGAAGGACAACGACATCAGGATGGCGCAGTACGTGACCGGGCAGATGAAGAAGATCGCGGAGGCGATGGGGCCGAAGGCGATCGGCGTGTCGACGCGCGAGTTCGGCAAGCACTTCGATTCGCGCCAGTACCAGACGACCCACCTCGTCGGCGGCGCGATCATGGGCACCGACCCGAAGACGAGCGTGCTGAACCGCTACCTGCAGTGCTGGGACGTGCACAACGTGTTCGTGATGGGCGCCTCGGCGCTGCCGCAGGGCATCGGCTACAACCCGACCGGGATCATCGCGGCGCTGGCCTACTGGTCGGCGCGCGCGATCCGCGAGCAATACCTGAAGAATCCCGCCCCGCTGGTGACCGTATGA
- a CDS encoding gluconate 2-dehydrogenase subunit 3 family protein gives MSTPPDKPNSRRRFLRTSVALVPIASVAGCDLRSSSPSATTAGNAPAASAGAERAPYKPTFFDAKEWAFVQAAVDRLIPADAEGPGALESGVPEFIDRQMEAPYAHGATWYMQGPFQQGVPELGYQLKLVPRDIYRLGIAAVNRYCEKAHGKAFAELDAPTRDTVLGALEKGAAPIDDVPPGVFFGQLLQNTREGYFCDPVHGGNHDMAAWKMIGFPGARADFMDFVNQNGKPYPYGPVSINGERT, from the coding sequence ATGTCCACGCCACCTGACAAACCCAACTCGCGCCGCCGTTTCCTGCGCACGTCGGTCGCGCTCGTGCCGATCGCGTCGGTCGCCGGCTGCGACCTGCGCTCGTCGTCGCCCTCCGCGACGACGGCCGGCAACGCGCCCGCCGCATCGGCCGGCGCCGAACGCGCCCCGTACAAGCCGACCTTCTTCGATGCGAAGGAATGGGCGTTCGTCCAGGCCGCCGTCGACCGGCTGATTCCGGCCGACGCCGAAGGCCCCGGCGCGCTCGAATCGGGCGTGCCCGAATTCATCGACCGCCAGATGGAGGCGCCGTATGCGCACGGCGCGACGTGGTACATGCAGGGGCCGTTCCAGCAGGGCGTGCCCGAGCTCGGCTACCAGCTGAAGCTCGTGCCGCGCGACATCTACCGGCTCGGTATCGCGGCCGTCAACCGCTATTGCGAGAAAGCCCACGGCAAGGCGTTCGCGGAGCTCGACGCACCGACGCGCGACACCGTGCTCGGCGCGCTGGAGAAGGGCGCCGCACCGATCGACGACGTGCCGCCCGGCGTGTTCTTCGGCCAGTTGCTGCAGAACACGCGCGAAGGCTACTTCTGCGATCCGGTGCATGGCGGCAATCACGACATGGCCGCGTGGAAGATGATCGGCTTTCCGGGCGCGCGCGCGGATTTCATGGATTTCGTCAACCAGAACGGCAAGCCCTATCCGTACGGCCCCGTCTCGATCAACGGGGAGCGCACCTGA
- a CDS encoding DUF3995 domain-containing protein: MTGAYFSVPTLCALAFVHVYWAFGGRLGKRAAIPEQDGVPLLRPTAVGTLAVAAALLAGACVVAARAGWLGRNAYPGAIAFAVVALALIFAVRAVGDFRYVGFFKRIRGSRFARMDTLYYSPLCAALALSIASMFWPW, encoded by the coding sequence ATGACCGGTGCGTATTTCAGCGTGCCGACGCTTTGCGCGCTCGCGTTCGTTCACGTCTACTGGGCGTTCGGCGGGCGGCTCGGCAAGCGCGCGGCCATTCCGGAACAGGACGGCGTGCCGCTGCTGCGGCCGACCGCCGTCGGCACGCTTGCCGTCGCGGCGGCGCTGCTCGCAGGCGCATGCGTGGTCGCCGCGCGTGCGGGCTGGCTGGGGCGCAACGCGTATCCCGGCGCGATCGCGTTCGCGGTCGTTGCGCTCGCATTGATCTTCGCGGTGCGCGCCGTCGGCGATTTCCGCTATGTCGGCTTCTTCAAGCGGATCCGCGGGTCGCGTTTCGCGCGGATGGACACGCTGTATTACTCGCCGCTTTGCGCGGCGCTCGCACTGTCCATCGCGTCGATGTTCTGGCCGTGGTGA